The genomic segment ATGGAACAGAATGCCGCAGTCTTAAATCCGTCATGCGGCAAGTCCTCGTCGTGAAAGGCCCGCGCTGTTTCCGGATCCATGGATAATCGGAACTGCTCCTCCCAATCAAATGCATAGCGCGCTTTGGACAGCTGGTCATCCCACAAACGGGCGCCCGGCCGGTGGCGGGCGATATCCGCTGCGTGCGCGGCAATTTTGTAAGCAATCACGCCTTGCTTCACGTCCTCGCGCTTGGGCAAACCCAAATGCTCCTTGGGCGTGACATAACACAGCATGGAAGCCCCCGCATACCCCGCCATGGTCGCGCCGATCGCGGAAGTGATGTGATCGTAACCCGGGGCCACATCCGTTACCAAAGGGCCGAGCACATAAAAAGGCGCGTTATGGCAAAGCTCCTGCTGCTTCTCCACATTCATTTGGATTTGGTCAAAAGGCACGTGGCCCGGCCCTTCGATCATCACCTGCACATCTTTTGCCCAGGCCTGGAGCGTGAGCTCGCCCAAGGTCTTGAGCTCCGCGAACTGGGCCTCGTCGCTGGCATCGGCCAGACATCCGGGGCGCAGGCCGTCGCCCAAACTAAGGGTCACATCATAGCGCTTGCAAATTTCCAAAAGCCGGTCGAATTCCGTGTAAAAGGGATTTTGTTTGAAGTGGGCCAGGGACCACTCGGCCATGAGCGCGCCCCCGCGGCTCACAATCCCGGTGATACGCTTTTTGGTCATAGGGATATATTCCATAAGCAGTCCGGCGTGGATCGTCATGTAGTCCACGCCCTGCGCTGCTTGGCGCTCCACAACCTCAAACATCTGATCCACTGTAATGTCCGCAACGCGCGGGGCCTCAAGAACTGCTTGGTAAATGGGCACAGTGCCCACGGGCACGGGGCTGTGACGGATAATCGCTTGGCGGATTCCGTCCAGGTTGCCGCCCGTGGACAGATCCATCACCGTGTCCGACCCGTAATGCACAGCCTCGTGCAGCTTTTCCAACTCGTCATCCACGCTGGATGTCACGGAACTATTCCCGATATTCGCGTTGATCTTGCACGTGGCGGCAATGCCGATGCCCATCGGATCCAAACAGGTGTGATTGATGTTGGCGGGAATGACCATGCGGCCCTCGGCCACTTCCTTGCGCACCCGCTCCGGCTCCAGATTCTCCCGGCGAGCCACAGACTCCATTTCTTCGGTGACCACACCTTGGCGGGCGTAATGCATTTGGGTTCTGTTGTCTCCAGTGCGTTTCTCCACCCAAGTTTTTCGTATCAAGGGCGGAGGCTCGGGGGAACCGTGCACGGATGGAATGCGATCACTCATGAAGTCCTCCTAACAGACTGTAGATAAATAAGATAGAATCTGGACCGCCTTCAGGCGGCTAATACAGGACCAGAACGGTACAGTATATACCAACCTCACTGCTGTGTCTATGACTTGCACATCCATCGCCTAGCCCGGATTG from the Candidatus Omnitrophota bacterium genome contains:
- the thiC gene encoding phosphomethylpyrimidine synthase ThiC; this encodes MSDRIPSVHGSPEPPPLIRKTWVEKRTGDNRTQMHYARQGVVTEEMESVARRENLEPERVRKEVAEGRMVIPANINHTCLDPMGIGIAATCKINANIGNSSVTSSVDDELEKLHEAVHYGSDTVMDLSTGGNLDGIRQAIIRHSPVPVGTVPIYQAVLEAPRVADITVDQMFEVVERQAAQGVDYMTIHAGLLMEYIPMTKKRITGIVSRGGALMAEWSLAHFKQNPFYTEFDRLLEICKRYDVTLSLGDGLRPGCLADASDEAQFAELKTLGELTLQAWAKDVQVMIEGPGHVPFDQIQMNVEKQQELCHNAPFYVLGPLVTDVAPGYDHITSAIGATMAGYAGASMLCYVTPKEHLGLPKREDVKQGVIAYKIAAHAADIARHRPGARLWDDQLSKARYAFDWEEQFRLSMDPETARAFHDEDLPHDGFKTAAFCSMCGPKFCSYNVSQKVHGEVS